GTCGGCCGTGGCGTCGCGCACGTCCGTCGCGGGCATCGTGGCGATCGGTGCGGGGGAGACCGCCACGCCGGAGTCGGTGCACCGGTTGGGGGTCCCGGTCCTGTCGCTAGGCTGACGGGGTGCTGGTACTCACGCGGAAGGTCGGCGAGCGGATCCTCGTCGGTGACGACGTCGTCATCACGGTGCTCGACAGCCGCGGGGACGGCGTGCGGATCGGTATCGACGCACCGCGCGGGGTGAAGATCCAGCGCGAGGAGGTCGTGCGCGCCGTCACCGAGGCGAACGCCGAGGCGGCTGCCGCCGCCGCGTCCGCCGGTGCCGCGGGGCCGGACGACGCCGAGGCGCGGCTGCGGGCGGCGCTGGGGCGCACCGCGCCGGACCCCGACTGAGGCGTTCTGCGCCGGACCTCGCGCCGGGGCGCTCCGCGCTGGACCCCGACCGGGGCGTTCTGCGCCGGACCCCGACCGAGGCCCGGCGCTCCTGCGGCTCCGACTGGGATCCCGCCGCCTGCCCTGCCTGCGGATCGCTACGGCCGGGGCTTCTTCTCCTGCTCGGGCA
The Curtobacterium citreum genome window above contains:
- the csrA gene encoding carbon storage regulator CsrA, translated to MLVLTRKVGERILVGDDVVITVLDSRGDGVRIGIDAPRGVKIQREEVVRAVTEANAEAAAAAASAGAAGPDDAEARLRAALGRTAPDPD